The following proteins are encoded in a genomic region of Candidatus Moraniibacteriota bacterium:
- the tsf gene encoding elongation factor Ts (EF-Ts; functions during elongation stage of protein translation; forms a dimer; associates with EF-Tu-GDP complex and promotes exchange of GDP to GTP resulting in regeneration of the active form of EF-Tu) produces the protein MLDLIKKIRERTGAGVVAIKKAIDEVGMDEEKVIELLRKSGESKAAKKASREAKEGVVASYVHSNNRVASLVKLLCETDFVARNEEFKQLAKDIAMHVTAMNPKFIKPEDVSDEIINKEKEIWKAQLITEGKNPEMIEKIMVGKEKKFREESALLTQSFVKNPDITIGELIIEKVGKIGENIQVGEIIRFEL, from the coding sequence ATGTTGGATCTTATCAAAAAAATCAGAGAGCGTACTGGAGCAGGCGTGGTTGCAATAAAAAAAGCTATTGATGAGGTTGGTATGGATGAGGAAAAGGTTATAGAACTGCTTCGCAAATCAGGAGAAAGTAAAGCTGCTAAAAAAGCTAGCAGGGAGGCTAAAGAAGGTGTTGTTGCGTCTTATGTTCATTCAAATAATCGTGTAGCTTCATTAGTAAAGCTTCTTTGTGAAACAGATTTTGTTGCCCGTAATGAAGAATTTAAACAGCTGGCCAAAGATATTGCAATGCATGTTACTGCTATGAATCCGAAATTTATTAAACCAGAAGATGTTTCTGATGAAATCATAAATAAGGAAAAAGAAATATGGAAAGCCCAATTAATAACGGAAGGCAAAAACCCTGAAATGATTGAAAAAATAATGGTAGGCAAGGAGAAAAAATTTCGTGAAGAATCAGCTCTTTTGACACAGTCTTTCGTCAAAAATCCCGATATTACGATAGGAGAATTGATTATTGAAAAAGTAGGGAAGATAGGAGAGAATATACAGGTTGGAGAAATAATCCGTTTTGAATTGTAA
- the rpsB gene encoding 30S ribosomal protein S2, with amino-acid sequence MENDEKQAVTTTANENVFVENYFSKLDLSKIEVSLEEMMKNGVHFGHQKARRNPKMDEYIFTTRKGINIIDLEKTQEKIKQALEFIQSIKKSGKKILFVGTKIQSKNLVREVAEASGMPFVSERWLGGTFTNFKVIRTRARYLVDNEAMLAKGEFKKYTKFEQMKKIEELEKMEKRMGGIKNMSELPGAIFAASVKEDSLAIAEAKKMGIPVIAIADTNVNPENIDYPIPANDDAISSLRLILAYAYKAILEA; translated from the coding sequence ATGGAAAATGACGAAAAACAAGCTGTGACTACAACAGCCAATGAAAATGTATTTGTAGAAAATTATTTTTCAAAACTAGATTTATCAAAAATCGAAGTCAGTCTCGAAGAAATGATGAAAAATGGTGTTCATTTTGGACATCAAAAAGCGCGAAGGAATCCAAAAATGGATGAATATATATTTACGACTAGAAAAGGTATAAACATAATAGATCTAGAGAAAACACAAGAAAAAATCAAACAAGCTTTAGAATTCATACAAAGCATTAAAAAAAGCGGAAAAAAAATTCTTTTTGTAGGGACAAAAATTCAATCTAAAAATTTAGTGCGTGAAGTTGCTGAAGCTTCGGGCATGCCTTTTGTTAGTGAGCGCTGGCTTGGAGGTACTTTTACAAATTTTAAAGTTATCCGCACAAGAGCAAGATATTTAGTTGACAATGAAGCTATGCTTGCCAAGGGAGAGTTCAAGAAATATACAAAATTCGAACAGATGAAAAAAATTGAAGAACTAGAAAAAATGGAAAAAAGAATGGGTGGAATAAAAAACATGTCTGAACTTCCCGGGGCTATATTTGCGGCAAGCGTTAAGGAAGATAGTTTAGCGATTGCTGAAGCTAAAAAGATGGGAATTCCTGTTATTGCTATTGCGGATACAAACGTAAACCCAGAAAACATAGATTATCCCATTCCTGCAAATGATGATGCTATATCATCACTGCGCCTGATTCTTGCTTATGCATATAAAGCAATATTGGAAGCTTAA
- the rpmE gene encoding 50S ribosomal protein L31 yields the protein MKKNIHPEYHDNAKIICSCGAVLHTGSTQKEMHVEICSACHPFYTGKKKVVDATGRVDRFKKLAEKSATKKAASKTKKSKTKKDEAKKAKKK from the coding sequence ATGAAAAAAAATATTCATCCAGAATATCATGATAATGCCAAAATAATCTGTTCATGCGGAGCAGTACTTCATACCGGTTCTACCCAGAAAGAAATGCATGTGGAAATCTGCAGTGCTTGTCATCCTTTTTATACCGGTAAAAAGAAGGTGGTAGATGCTACCGGACGCGTTGACCGCTTTAAGAAATTAGCCGAAAAATCAGCTACCAAAAAAGCTGCTTCAAAAACAAAGAAGTCTAAAACTAAGAAAGATGAGGCAAAGAAAGCAAAGAAAAAATAA